The Acipenser ruthenus chromosome 28, fAciRut3.2 maternal haplotype, whole genome shotgun sequence sequence TCTTAATATTTTTCACATATTTTCTAATATATTAAAGTTGACGGCACCTGAACAGCACATGATACCTAAATAAAATCtgtgtttgtttgataattcgTGTTTCTTtgtcgttgtgtgtgtgtgtgtgtgtgaaataaagcaacggccaaaagtgttgcatcacccaacagaatgaactcattttccttcacaaagtccaatgaaacctgctgaataatgttacaccaacatattgaattgcataccgctttgtagttttccatatacttaacgaaaagctGACACATTGGAAAATGTGACCTTTCgaaaacaaacatgaaatactactgtacgactattatggcttccggtagactttcttGGATTACGTGATGGTAAATACAAGATTCTAAATTATcttcataaagtttttttttttttttttttttaaataatgcctcaatcctaaagttcttacacacacacacactcacacagccaCACACGAGGAAGCTTTCGTTTCTAGCAAGACTTTGCATACACGCGTACCCCAAATATACTGCAGCAGAATAGAACTGTATAGTTGTAAACGCCACAAAACAAACCATTGAAACAGAACGACGAACTAAACAGACACCTGAGACCAACATTTACAATATTTCAATTGTATTTAGcgttttatgcagctgtgcagAGTTAGCATTTCATGACTGCACACAGCCACCATAGTTATCGTTATTTGGtaagctcttatactctctgaacagcctccctctgctctgtgctggtgatggagcagagaaagagaagctcttatactctctgaacagcctccctcttcTCTAATCCACTAAAAATCTAGTGGAATTTTAACTTGAAAATAGCAATAAAAATTTTGTTTGCCAGCAGTCCGTTAATAAAAACTGCTGAAATGAGAAGTGTTTATCATGGAAGGattaagaggggggggggggggtctgtatatattttaacaagGAGACTACAGCAGTAGCACAGTTAAAGAGTTAAGACGCTCTCTGATTAGCTCTGTGTCTGCCTGGCCAGCTCACAGTGCCTTTATTGTAAATACTGTGTCTAAGCACCTAATAAGGCTGCTCAGTTTGCCTGAGCCCTAAATATCCTCAGACACACACTCCCAAACTCCCACACGGAGGAGACAGAGCTGACCTTATAAGGGAAAACCCGGGAAGTGTGGAGGAACTTAGATTTTCTTCCCAGGCCTCCAGCCATGGGAATCCAGGACTGCAGCCAGGCGCAGCACTGAGCGGCCCGTGGCTGACACCTAGTGGGAACGAGCGGGTACTGCAGGCCCCTTTTCTGTTCCTGTTTTCAGAACACAAGAAAAACTACGAATGAGAGTCCATTTGGCCAATCAGAGCTCGGTCCGGAGGAGGGCATTCGGCCAatcagagctcgtccggttcctagcagctgattgatctcagaaccttgtcaaggatctcagtgattctgcctcaacaaggtaacccattccgtcccctcactactctctgtgtgaagcagtgtctccttccctctgtcctaagtctgtctccacttcatttccacacTGTGTGTCCGCAGGCCccagtttctgtgctgtgcttgaagTATTGGTTTGGGTGAACTATTTCAACAGATTTCAAAGACTTCACaagttctttcagcctgtcttgtAGCTCGGTCTTTCCAGCCCTGCAGGTCTCTCTCCAGGGCCATAAGGTCCCTTCAGTGCAGcggtgaccagaattggacacagtattCTTAGTGAGTTGCCGTTGACATTTGTTTTAAACCCCACAGCCTTCACAGTGCTTGATCACACAATACTGTGGGATACGTCACAAGACCTACACTAGGGATCTAAGTGGCGGGTTCAGCACAGGACTCAAAGCTCTCTGTCTGACAGCTGACACACAGCACTCATGAAAACAGCTTCCAGTGTACAGTCTCGCTCCAGAATTGCTCCCGATTGCCCTTTCTCAGCCCTCAAGTTCCCAGAAACTTGACAGGATTGCAGGAATGTGCGGGAAGTGAACTTCACGGGGGGTCGGAGACAGACACACGCAGGCAGGAAGCAGTGTGCGTTTCACCAGGCAGGTTCATTGACTGGCCCAGAACAAAGAACATCGAAATCTTTCACATCTTCAAAGGAGTGGACATCGTTTACCCTGAACCAATACTTCAAGTGCAGTGTGCTGTATTGTAAATGCCATTATAGCAAAGTAGTAATCAAGCACAGTGAaggcatgggaaagcataggtaagcattgtaaagccctccctccctctctctcactccctacATCTCCCTCCCTCTGTAAGCCTCACGGTGTCTCAAACCTTATCTCCTCTGTTTAGGCAGCAGTATCTGACCAAACTGAGTCCGTAGGGAGCAGCCTGTCAGAGCTCTCCCACACCCACTCCTCCCTGCATCCATtccactgatgaaggcattccCAAAATGTTTGACTTGGTTTAATTttacctctccccctctccacttTACCTTTCCtgatcctccctcctcccctccctcaaTCCTCCTCCCTCAATCCTCCtcccactcccctcccctcctctcctacctctctctctttctctctctctctcgctccatcCAGctgttacagacagacagacagaggagaCTGGAATCCTGCAGCTGGGAGACGGACagactgagagacagacagacagacaggtgagCAGCACTCCTTACTATCCTTGTTGTTTGCAATAGTGAAGAAttggagggaggaggggagggatgaCCATACTAGAAGCAATAGGAATGAATTATTCAAAATGATTCGCAGGATTATTATAAAATGAGTTCCCTGCCTTTTTGGGAGAGTGTGAAAGACAGGATTGTTGCTGCTTCAgtttttgctctttttttttttgtgtttttgtttttttgacgtTTTGTCCCTGCAGATGTGCTCGGAAACGTTCTAGACAGCACCTCTGGAATTCTGCTCCCAGATGTGGAGAGGCAGGGGACCACAGCAGGGCTCCTGTAGCTGTTAGGCACGGGTTCAAGCtttgttttaaagtgtgttttcaaGCACATTCTTGAAGCATGTAACTAAGCTAACACCAGCTTTTGCTGTTGTAACTCTTACAATAAAGACCTCAGTATTTTACTTGCTGTGTCTACCCTGataaaagttccccacagtaaaagcacaacacagtgtaacaccgcacagcaaagcatagtgagaggtatggtaaagatgTTTGTCTGCCAGTCTGCCAGCCTATCTGTCTATATTTGTCTGTCTGCCGGccagtctgcctgcctgtctgtctgtctgcctgcctgtctgtctgtctgtctgtctgtctgtctgtctgtctgtctgtaatgcTTTGCTTCGATGTgctggtatggtaaagcacattaaaaaaacatgttaaatacacagCATAACCATTGGAAAAGGGAGGGGAAAACTGTCAAATCACTGTGGAAATGTACGtggtaaccctaaccctgtctccctctctctccctctctctctgtcacacagccCCCTCCCCAGTATATCCTCCACAGTGTTTCTCCAGGATGTCGAGCGGAGGTCCTGGTCCTGGTTCTGTCCCTGGGCCCGGCTCATCTCGCGCCCCTCGCGGCCCGGCTCCCCCCGGCTCGGAGCAGGTGGGTTTCCTGGAGGAGTGGAAAGCGAAGCGGGAACGCCTGAAACTGCGATCCAGCGGGAACGGAACAGGACTGCTGTGCCCCAGCCAGCCTGCAGGGGGCGACGGCGCCATGGCAGCTCCCAGTAAGAACCCAGCAGCCAGGCCAGCGACACAGACACGCCAGCCTCCCCCAAGCATCGCTCCCAGAGCAGGCACAGCCACGCCCCCCGCGAGAGAGGAGTCGGCCAAGGAGGAGCGGGTTCACAAAGAGGGGGCGGGGTCGGCTAGCCCCTCCCCTCGCGGGAAGGAACAGAAGGGCGGGGCCTCCGCCCATCGCAAGAACAAGACGCAGGTGGAGAAGAGGAAGTTGAGGGAGAAGAGAAGATCCACTGGGGTGGTGAACCTGCCCCTAGGCACTGAGGTAACACTCAGAAGAGGGGGTCAGGGGGCTGTGCTGTGCTCCAGGTCTCTGCAGCAGGGCTGCGCTGTGCTCCAGGTCTCTGCAGCAGGGCTGCGCTGTGCTCCTGGCCTCTGCAGCTCTCCTCCATCCTCCCATTTTAGATTTTCTGTTCTCTTCCAGCTCACTGTCTCTCTTTcttcttttctctctttctcaGAGTCCTGATGAAGGAGAGGGGGGCGCTGCCATCGAGAAGCAGGGACACCCAGACCTCCCAAAATCGAACCCTGCGGTGAGTGACTGCAACCACTGCACTGCCGCTAGAGTAAGGAATCTGATACTATAGACTATAGGACTGCGATCCACCCCAGTGTCTCTGCTCCAACACGGCGTCAGATATTTAAGGGTCAATAACTGATCAAGTTCCATTATGACTGAGGAACATGCCATGGCAGTGCCATTATCGCTATT is a genomic window containing:
- the LOC117434931 gene encoding PRKC apoptosis WT1 regulator protein-like isoform X3, with the translated sequence MSSGGPGPGSVPGPGSSRAPRGPAPPGSEQVGFLEEWKAKRERLKLRSSGNGTGLLCPSQPAGGDGAMAAPSKNPAARPATQTRQPPPSIAPRAGTATPPAREESAKEERVHKEGAGSASPSPRGKEQKGGASAHRKNKTQVEKRKLREKRRSTGVVNLPLGTESPDEGEGGAAIEKQGHPDLPKSNPAVSDCNHCTAARDAPRVALTRQKSRTGAQDHTPLSRKQSGGLGKPAPERETPPLERRLHELEKVVSGEKQANQKLSRQLQEKEGLILKLQAEIGHMSEDLDGLEQENHTLRDENQTLLRVVGQLTSS
- the LOC117434931 gene encoding PRKC apoptosis WT1 regulator protein-like isoform X2, whose amino-acid sequence is MYVVTLTLSPSLSLSLCHTAPSPVYPPQCFSRMSSGGPGPGSVPGPGSSRAPRGPAPPGSEQVGFLEEWKAKRERLKLRSSGNGTGLLCPSQPAGGDGAMAAPSKNPAARPATQTRQPPPSIAPRAGTATPPAREESAKEERVHKEGAGSASPSPRGKEQKGGASAHRKNKTQVEKRKLREKRRSTGVVNLPLGTESPDEGEGGAAIEKQGHPDLPKSNPADAPRVALTRQKSRTGAQDHTPLSRKQSGGLGKPAPERETPPLERRLHELEKVVSGEKQANQKLSRQLQEKEGLILKLQAEIGHMSEDLDGLEQENHTLRDENQTLLRVVGQLTSS
- the LOC117434931 gene encoding PRKC apoptosis WT1 regulator protein-like isoform X1, whose amino-acid sequence is MYVVTLTLSPSLSLSLCHTAPSPVYPPQCFSRMSSGGPGPGSVPGPGSSRAPRGPAPPGSEQVGFLEEWKAKRERLKLRSSGNGTGLLCPSQPAGGDGAMAAPSKNPAARPATQTRQPPPSIAPRAGTATPPAREESAKEERVHKEGAGSASPSPRGKEQKGGASAHRKNKTQVEKRKLREKRRSTGVVNLPLGTESPDEGEGGAAIEKQGHPDLPKSNPAVSDCNHCTAARDAPRVALTRQKSRTGAQDHTPLSRKQSGGLGKPAPERETPPLERRLHELEKVVSGEKQANQKLSRQLQEKEGLILKLQAEIGHMSEDLDGLEQENHTLRDENQTLLRVVGQLTSS